From a single Arachis hypogaea cultivar Tifrunner chromosome 3, arahy.Tifrunner.gnm2.J5K5, whole genome shotgun sequence genomic region:
- the LOC112790808 gene encoding probable WRKY transcription factor 41 codes for MENDGRWEQNILINELVQGMEVARRLKEDMNATYSADTKDLLLQRILSSYEKALLILRWNASTSKSQNMSQATATATLFSESPISISASPLREDNHNQEFKHDSKKRKTMAKWVDQVRVSFESGLEGPHEDGYNWRKYGQKDILGAKYPRSYYRCTFRNTQGCWATKQVQRSDEDPTIFDITYKGRHTCSQGNKAVPQPKSPDKHEQLQCHSNEIQHRQTSEESLTTFGTIMTVKRDMVANGEMEYPFTFPSTSFGSMAQESYSLIPSALENESFLSSHFQTHLLYPNMQEFKYLPSTSFQMNELDGIYNRPLSESDITEIISTNTSTTNSPVPEFNFSLDPVEIDPNFPPNTLDFSPRALNNKNI; via the exons ATGGAAAATGACGGGCGCTGGGAGCAGAACATACTCATCAACGAGCTAGTTCAGGGGATGGAGGTAgcaagaaggttgaaggaagacaTGAATGCGACATATTCAGCTGACACAAAAGATTTGTTGCTGCAGAGGATATTATCGTCGTATGAAAAAGCTCTGCTAATTCTAAGATGGAATGCATCAACTTCCAAGTCTCAGAACATGAGTCAAGCAACAGCAACAGCAACCTTGTTTTCAGAGTCACCAATATCTATCAGCGCAAGTCCTCTGAGGGAGGACAATCATAATCAAGAGTTTAAACACGATTCAAAGAAAAG AAAGACAATGGCCAAATGGGTAGATCAAGTGAGAGTGAGCTTTGAGAGTGGCCTTGAAGGACCACATGAAGATGGTTACAACTGGAGAAAATATGGACAGAAAGATATCCTTGGTGCCAAATATCCCAG AAGTTATTATAGGTGCACCTTCCGGAACACTCAGGGGTGCTGGGCCACGAAGCAAGTACAGAGATCAGACGAAGATCCTACCATATTTGACATAACTTACAAAGGAAGGCATACCTGTTCTCAGGGAAACAAGGCTGTTCCGCAACCGAAATCGCCAGACAAACATGAGCAACTGCAATGTCATAGTAACGAAATTCAGCATAGACAAACATCAGAAGAAAGCCTGACAACTTTCGGGACCATTATGACAGTTAAAAGAGATATGGTGGCAAATGGAGAGATGGAATATCCTTTCACTTTCCCTTCAACTTCATTTGGAAGCATGGCACAAGAAAGCTACAGCTTGATTCCTTCAGCCCTGGAGAACGAATCCTTCTTGAGCAGTCATTTCCAAACTCACTTATTATATCCAAACATGCAAGAATTTAAATACCTGCCATCTACGTCTTTCCAGATGAATGAGCTTGATGGGATCTATAATAGGCCACTTTCAGAATCAGATATTACTGAGATCATTTCCACCAACACATCCACCACCAATTCTCCAGTTCCGGAGTTCAATTTCTCACTTGATCCAGTGGAAATTGATCCAAATTTCCCTCCCAATACCCTGGATTTTTCTCCTAGAGCCCTTAACAACAAGAACATCTAG
- the LOC112790809 gene encoding uncharacterized protein, with amino-acid sequence MYDMKMAAGGGSTIGLPSSSLVGGSPKFMFRPSSSFQSHLASPSCERKLNSYSYSYSYSYWVCRTKRGRGMVRGLPFPVDPWAPSIDSQSIASQLFAFSLFPYIAFLYFITKSKTSPNLTLFGFYFLLAFVGATIPAGIYAKVQYGTSLSNVDWLHGGAESLLTLTNLFIVLGLRQALRSASKSNSQQNTPDFKDNKSRFEDL; translated from the exons ATGTACGACATGAAGATGGCAGCAGGTGGCGGTTCTACCATCGGGTTGCCTTCTTCATCACTTGTTGGTGGATCCCCAAAGTTTATGTTCCGTCCGTCCTCAAGTTTTCAATCTCACTTGGCTTCTCCCTCCTGTGAACGAAAACTCAACAGTTACAGTTACAGCTACAGCTACAGCTACTGGGTTTGCAGGACGAAGAGAGGAAGAGGGATGGTGAGGGGGTTGCCGTTCCCTGTAGATCCATGGGCGCCCTCCATTGACTCACAGAGCATTGCTTCCCAGCTGTTCGCATTCTCCCTCTTCCCATATATAGCCTTTCTCTACTTCATTACCAAGTCCAAGACTTCCCCTAACCTCACCCTCTTCGGCTTCTACTTCTTGCTCGCCTTCGTCGGAGCCACTA TACCAGCTGGGATTTACG CAAAGGTGCAGTATGGGACTTCACTCTCCAACGTGGATTGGTTGCATGGCGGGGCTGAGTCGCTTCTCACTCTAACTAACTTGTTCATTGTCTTGGGACTCCGACAGGCTCTCAGGAGCGCATCCAAATCCAATTCTCAACAAAACACGCCAGATTTCAAAGATAACAAAAGTCGCTTCGAGGACCTTTGA